The Thiorhodovibrio frisius genome segment TCGCTGCGGGCGTTGATGTGCAGATCCGGCTCAGTTAAGAGTCTGGGTATGCCGCGCCTGTGAGGGCGAATGTGAGTCCCTGCATGCCAGTCGCAAGCGTTGGTGGGCATAGAGGGTAAAGGGTTAAGGAGCTGAGGATAAGGCAATGGCAATTGGTTTGATTGGCCGCAAGGCGGGCATGACGCGCATCTTTACCGATGATGGTCAGTCAGTGCCAGTGACTGTGATTGAGGTGGAGCCCAATCATGTCACCCAGGTCAAGCGGGAAGAGACGGACGGCTACGGCGCCATTCAGATTGGCGCCGGGGCGCGCAAAGCTTCGCGCGTGACCAAGCCTATGGGTGGGCACTTCGCCAAGGCGGGTGTCGAGGCTGCTGCTGCCGTGCGCGAGTTCCGTTTGGAGGAAGCCCCGGGCGAGGAGTTAACGCCCGGCGCGGAAATCAAGATTGATCTGTTCGAAGCCGGACAAAAAGTCGATGTTCGTGGAGTGTCCAAGGGACGTGGGTTTTCCGGCGTTGTTCGCCGCCATCACTTTCGTACTCAGGACGCCACGCATGGTAATTCGCTTTCGCACCGTGCGCCCGGCTCGATCGGTCAATGTCAGACGCCTGGACGGGTGTTCAAGGGCAAAAAGATGGCCGGTCAGATGGGTAACGTAAACCGCTGCCAGCAGAATCTGGAAGTCGTGCGGGTCGATCTTGACCGCCGCCTGCTGTTGATTAAAGGCAGTGTCCCTGGGCCTGCCGGTGGCCGGTTGGTCGTTCTGCCCTCGGTCAAACAAAAGAATAAAGGCTGATTTGGTTATGCAACTTGTCACTCGCACAGGCAACGACAGCACCGGTGTGCTTGAGGTGTCGGACCAGGTTTTTGGCGCCGACTACAAGCCTGATCTGGTGCATCAGGTCGTGACTGCTTATATGGCTGGTGCCCGGCAGGGGACCAAGGCGCAAAAGAATCGCGCCCAAGTTCGGGGCGGTGGTTCCAAACCGTATCGCCAGAAAGGGACTGGTCGCGCGCGCGCTGGTACAACTCGCGGCCCACTGTGGCGCGGTGGCGGAATGACGTTTCCGGCACGTCCGCGCAGTTTCGAGCAAAAGGTGAATCGGAAAATGTACCGTGGTGCGGTGCGTTCGATTCTCTCCGAATTAGCGCGCCAGGAACGGCTGACAGTGGTGCCGGAGTTCAAGATCGCGGAGGCGAAGACCAAGGCAATGGTCGCGCGCTTGCAGGAACTCAATGTCACCGACGTGCTGATCATCGTTGAAGGATTTGATGAAGCCTTGCTGCTCGCATCGCGCAATCTTCACAAGGTCGATGTGGTGACAGCAGGGGAAGTCGATCCGGTGAATTTGATCGCCTTTGAGCGGATTATTGTCACTGAAACGGCTGTGCGTCAGTTGGAGGGTCGATTGCAATGAACCAGGAACGACTGCATCGCGTTCTGCTCGCGCCGATTGTTTCCGAAAAATCAACGCGCGCAGCGGACTTAGTGAATCAATACGCCTTCAAGGTGCTGCCGGATGCAACCAAACCCGAGATCAGCCGGGCGGTCGAGTTAATGTTCGACGTCAAGGTCGATAGTGTTCAGGTGCTCAACGTCAATGGCAAGCGCAAGCTGTTCGGGCGACGTCAGGGTCGTCGGGCCGATTGGCGCAAGGCTTACGTGCGGGTTCAGGCCGGGCAACAAATTGACTTTGGCGGTGGTGCTTAGGGTCAGACGCTCACGAGGGGCAGCTCATAACAATTACGGTGCGAAAACCAAGGTGCGCTCACGCACTTGATGTTTTCAAACCAAGTTAAATGCGTGAGCTTGCTAAGGTCTTCAGCAGACTGCCGCTTAAGCTGACACGGATCGCAAGAGACAGACAATGGCTATTGTAAAAACCAATCCAACATCACCGGGGCGGCGGTTCGTCGTCAAGGTAGTGCCGCCGGACTTGCACCGGGGCGAGCCCTTCGGCCCGCTGCTTGATAAGAAATCCAAGTCAGGTGGGCGCAACAACAAAGGACGCATTTCTGTGCGTCATCGCGGCGGTGGCCATAAGCAACGCTATCGGGTGGTCGATTTCAAGAGGCGCAAAGTGGACGTGCCCGCGATTGTCGAGCGTATTGAATACGACCCGAACCGCAGTGCCCATCTCGCCCTGCTGAAGTACGCCGATGGGGCTTGGGCATACATGATCGCGCCCAAAGGGCTGAAGACCGGAGCTACGGTGATCTCCGCCGAGACGGCACCAATAAGCGTTGGCAACTGTATGCCACTTCGGAACATGCCTGTGGGCACCGAGGTGCATTGCATCGAGTTGCGGCCTGGCAAGGGGGCGCAAATCGCCCGTGCCGCCGGCGCCTCAGTGCAACTTGTGGCGCGCGAAGGCAGTTACGCTACCCTGCGACTGCGCTCAGGGGAAATGCGACGGGTGCATTCTGACTGTCGTGCCGTGATTGGCAGCGTGGGCAATGGGGAACATAGCCTGCGCAAGCTTGGCAAGGCTGGTGCGACGCGCTGGCGCGGTGTTCGCCCGACAGTGCGCGGCGTCGTCATGAATCCGGTCGATCACCCGCACGGTGGTGGTGAAGGCCGCACCTCCGGCGGTCGCCATCCGGTGTCGCCCTGGGGCGTTCCGACCAAGGGGCATAAGACGCGGCAGAACAAACGCACCGATGGCATGATTCTGAGGCGTCGACGCACCAAGTAAGGTTGGCGCAGGACCATTTGTCAGGGTAGAAAGCGCCAAAGAAAGGCGAAATACAAACGCTTAAGCACCGGCCTTCGTTGAGAGGTCCGGTGTCTGAACAAACGCAGCGCTTGCACGAGTTGGCGCCTATCAGCGATAACGGACACGAGGATTCTAGAAAGTGCCACGTTCAGTACGAAAAGGCCCTTTTGTTGACCACCATTTGGCCAAGAAAGTCGAAACGGCGGTCGCACAAAACAGCAAGCGCCCAATCAAAACCTGGTCGCGGCGGTCGATGGTGCTGCCGGAA includes the following:
- the rplD gene encoding 50S ribosomal protein L4; this translates as MQLVTRTGNDSTGVLEVSDQVFGADYKPDLVHQVVTAYMAGARQGTKAQKNRAQVRGGGSKPYRQKGTGRARAGTTRGPLWRGGGMTFPARPRSFEQKVNRKMYRGAVRSILSELARQERLTVVPEFKIAEAKTKAMVARLQELNVTDVLIIVEGFDEALLLASRNLHKVDVVTAGEVDPVNLIAFERIIVTETAVRQLEGRLQ
- the rplW gene encoding 50S ribosomal protein L23; amino-acid sequence: MNQERLHRVLLAPIVSEKSTRAADLVNQYAFKVLPDATKPEISRAVELMFDVKVDSVQVLNVNGKRKLFGRRQGRRADWRKAYVRVQAGQQIDFGGGA
- the rplC gene encoding 50S ribosomal protein L3; this translates as MAIGLIGRKAGMTRIFTDDGQSVPVTVIEVEPNHVTQVKREETDGYGAIQIGAGARKASRVTKPMGGHFAKAGVEAAAAVREFRLEEAPGEELTPGAEIKIDLFEAGQKVDVRGVSKGRGFSGVVRRHHFRTQDATHGNSLSHRAPGSIGQCQTPGRVFKGKKMAGQMGNVNRCQQNLEVVRVDLDRRLLLIKGSVPGPAGGRLVVLPSVKQKNKG
- the rplB gene encoding 50S ribosomal protein L2, with product MAIVKTNPTSPGRRFVVKVVPPDLHRGEPFGPLLDKKSKSGGRNNKGRISVRHRGGGHKQRYRVVDFKRRKVDVPAIVERIEYDPNRSAHLALLKYADGAWAYMIAPKGLKTGATVISAETAPISVGNCMPLRNMPVGTEVHCIELRPGKGAQIARAAGASVQLVAREGSYATLRLRSGEMRRVHSDCRAVIGSVGNGEHSLRKLGKAGATRWRGVRPTVRGVVMNPVDHPHGGGEGRTSGGRHPVSPWGVPTKGHKTRQNKRTDGMILRRRRTK